The genome window AAATTAAGTAACTTCCTACGACTTTACTCTAAAAAGTTATAATTTTTTATCTTAACCCGCGAATCAACCTTATCTTCTCCTCACTTTCCTTTCTCGCTCCGATTCTTCCAGCTGCCGATTCCGCGGCCAGCAGTCCCCCTCCTCCCTGCTGCTGGAGCTGCCTTAAGTCCCGCGACTCGACTCGAGCTCTGCTGCCGTGGAGGCGGCCAAGGCCAAGGTGCGCACATTGCGAGGGTTTTGCTACCTCTCGGTATCGATCATCATCCCCTCGAATTTTTTTCTTCGCCTTGATGAATTGTTTGTCGCGTCTATGAACTCCTCGCCCGGGGAGCGGAGAGCTTGGATCTCTCCGCTTTGTTCCGTTCTAGTAACGTTAAGGTTCTTCGCGTTCTGCGTTTACTCATCATCGAGATGCTTTGTTTTACCCCTAGCCTGGGTCTCGCATTTCCATCGATCGGTTGGGTGGTTTAGGGACGGGAATGGGATGCCGTGTGGAGTCCAAATTAGTTCTATGCTACAGCTGGACCCTGATTGTTTATACTCTTCATTGATGGGGTCCCATCCTGTAGAGCTTGCAAATACTACTCGGCTACTTGCACACTCTGGGGCTTGTAGTGTAGGAGTAGGCTAACTTCCCGTATGTTTCGTTCCGAAGCACTGTTTGGTCTAAGAAGATATGATTTTATCTTCGGGTCTACGCCAATAATTGTTCTAGCGTACTAGAGACGAAAAATAGTTGAACTGGCTTCGCTTGCTAACGGAGGTTCTTGTAATTTTGGGTGGATAATAAAAAAAATGGATGCGACATCGACGGGCTAAGCAACTCAATAGCTCTGGTTTCTTTAAGTGCAGTTACTTATGCTCTGCTAGTGTAACATATTGCTATATCTTTCGAAGCCAAAAGGTCCTTACAACTGAAGCTGCCACAGTGCACAATGTTTAACTTTTAATATCCCCACGTGACTTCAGATTTTAGTGCCTATCCAGCCTATATCCACCTTTATATTCTTGGATTCCATTGTGCAAGTTCTGCCGTTTGGTCAATATTCTTTTCTTTATGCCATGCTTTTTAACAAAAGAAAAATGCGAATGGTAATATTTTTTATCTAAATAGCATATAGAAATGCTAATTCTGAATTTCACAATGACATTTCTTTATTTTGTGGACCAGAATTCAAGGGTATTTTATAGATGACGAAGGCAGCAACTATTTATGGGAGCAAGACACAGAGCGATGCTTTGCGGCCAGGGCCATTGCGTCCAGAAAATATTTTCAGAAATAAATTTCCCACATACAAGAATGGTTCAAATGGTATAGTAATCAAGCTGGCTGATGGTCCCGAAATACCACCTCTCAAGGAGATAGTTGCAAAGGAGACTGCATATCTACTTGATCGTCGTCAGCGTCTCTCTGTCCGTGAACTTGCGATGAAGTTTGAGAAGGGTCTCAGCACTGCCACACTGTTGTCGAATGAGGTTCAGACCCGTTCATTTCAGTGTATTTTTTGTCAGTTGTATTTAAATTGATTCAATAACATAATACCAATTTTTATACTTCTATGATTACACAAACATGTAGTGCACTTTACTAGCGTGTTGGCTTATGTGTCCCTGATTAATGTATTTTTTCCAATAATTGTAAGCCTGGCCAAACATACAACACTGAGTATTTTGTTTGACTTTCACAAACTGGCAGGTTAAATGGAGACAAGTAGTTTTGATGGAGCGGGATATCCTTTTGAAGAATCTAAAGAGTGTATTAGAGTCACTGAGAGGTCAAGTGACAGGAAAAACTAAGGATGAAATCGAGGAGTCTATATCTATGGTTGGTTTCTTCATATTCTTTTGCCAATTTATCGGGCTTACCTTTCCGACTTTACCCTTGACACCCACACACGCGCACCCGCACACACTTGGTGGCTGATGCAGTGGTGAGAGTTGTCGCACTGAGTCACTAGGTCATGGGTTCGAAGTAGCCTCTCCACATTTGCGGGAGAAGActtgcctcggtttatcccttCCACATACTCCAATCATGTGGAGCCTCCAACACTGGGTCTGTCCTTTTTGTCAAGAAACTTCCAGCAACGTGCTGAGGTAGTGCTccttttttattttgatatttgatTGGGGTGTAATGTTTTCTAGGTGGAGATCCTCACGGTTCAGCTCTCCAAAAGAGAAGCTGAGTTGGTTCAACAAAAAGAAGAGGTCACAAATTAGCAAAATCATTAAAGCAAATGTGTTTTACATTGTTGTATAACTTATGTAAACATGTGTTAGTAATTTGAGGAATGAAAATCTATTTACTTCAAATATTCCAAAGTTCTTACTGTCATGATTCAGTCATCTTGCACTGTTTATAGTTCCCCACCAACTTGTTTAGCTTAAAGGTTGTTGTTTGGTAGCTATGTTTTGAGAGGATACCTTGCTCAACATGTGATAGATCTTGAACAAGTTGACTTAACTGTTAAATCTCAATATCTTCTAGAGAATACCTCAACCAGGAATCTTAAAGTTCCCAATCGATGTAACTCAATAAATGTGGCAGAACCGTTCGAATTATTCCAGTTTAAGTGTctgagtcacgcctcaggggccgtaacacacttaaatcggaataacccgtcagtccctcagatctagcctaataaagccacttaactaggatcaaatatcacatactcactcgaaggtgagtcacagaagaaatacaataaaacaggaaaacctcaaattaaggtactgaattattacataaatcggagtttttcaagtagctgatataagttcacaaaataaaatggagcggataatcgatatcgtcgatagcgaggaattgggcaaggcctagcccactactcctcctgctcctctcctgccggagcaacatcccactcgaccatccaacccggtggcagggtggtaggccaagtcacaccatcaaccatatcctgaagcgtacctgcaaaaattatgccacaagtaaggctgagtatactaatactcagctagacttacccggtgtgaggagtctattcctctacctctagaccatgcaactgtttggctgaggggtttggtttgccaaaagcattagctgcgtctaaaatcaatttttagctttccaatttctagcatcattatcttagctaagtttgctccttctaagcatacatggtagcaaaaaTTTAGCACAATTAacaagttatctcaagtaaacctcatttcacttcttactcaatgtagtacaaggggtcaagcagtctcattagctgcgagaagccaacaattcgaattgagttttatccttgcaaggtaaacctaaacacatgacatgtcagggcactccgtccccacacacatcaaccgtccccatcgattccccgttcgcggccaggcctcaccgccttggcatacaatgctccactgaccccggctgccgccgtgcagtggccgcacttgtacccaccatagctagcatgggagacccaatctcaggtcgcgtgaggggtaaagtccgcgcccggcttcactcaggtactaggtttaccggttaccatatttcccgacatgtgtttagtacgttcaaacgcttgactcaggtatccatacattaatccttaattcctttttctcgtctcatggacaaggcatcctccctggatccaagtccatagaccatcatagttcccgttatcaagatgaatacaatcaattcctaacctcgcgcgagtgctagaaaaatcattcgacttctaccgagatcctgattagcaaagcagctactcgacctagcatactagtatccatctcaaaaaggaatcctaagttcatgcaactaaaggttttaagcaactcctacacttaagtgcacattcaaacctacaaacattaagtgtagtaaagtagcatatataaatggttatgcatagaaccggagcttgccttcaatagctggggctgcggggagatcctcgatgacaGTCTcgagagcttgctcctggtcttcctcgtggacagctccttgctcagggatgagcacgtactcttcgtcagcgagattgcaatctaatgaatgcaatgagtaagatatgtgCATGTCATGATATGCAATTATAATTAAGATTTG of Zea mays cultivar B73 chromosome 8, Zm-B73-REFERENCE-NAM-5.0, whole genome shotgun sequence contains these proteins:
- the LOC109941530 gene encoding stomatal closure-related actin-binding protein 1, whose translation is MTKAATIYGSKTQSDALRPGPLRPENIFRNKFPTYKNGSNGIVIKLADGPEIPPLKEIVAKETAYLLDRRQRLSVRELAMKFEKGLSTATLLSNEVKWRQVVLMERDILLKNLKSVLESLRGQVTGKTKDEIEESISMVEILTVQLSKREAELVQQKEEVTN